One segment of Gemmatimonadaceae bacterium DNA contains the following:
- a CDS encoding rod shape-determining protein: MRWPFLKAGRSFFPANAIAVDLGTANTLIYVKGEGIVLNEPSVVAIDRETKKIKGVGLEAKRMLGRTPDGVIAVRPMKDGVIADFDVTERMLRYFLTLIIENHVFKVKPRVIVCVPSGITEVERRAVRDSALGAGAKEVFMVAEPMAAAIGVGLPVETPTGNMVIDIGGGTTEIAVIALSGIVSDASIRTGGDELDTSIVQFMRKNYNLLIGEPTAEQIKINIGSAAPVGDEREMEVKGRDLVSGIPKTVRVHSSEIREAIQEPIQQIVDAVRRALEITPPELASDIVDRGIVMTGGGALIRGLDLLLSQETSLPIHVDEDPLTCVVRGTGRILDDEEKYWSVLSA, translated from the coding sequence ATGCGCTGGCCTTTTTTGAAAGCGGGAAGATCGTTCTTCCCGGCGAACGCGATTGCCGTTGATCTCGGTACCGCAAACACGCTGATCTACGTCAAGGGCGAAGGCATCGTACTCAACGAACCCTCGGTCGTCGCAATCGATCGCGAGACCAAGAAGATCAAGGGTGTCGGCCTCGAAGCGAAGCGCATGCTCGGTCGCACGCCCGACGGCGTGATCGCCGTTCGTCCGATGAAAGACGGCGTGATCGCCGATTTCGACGTGACGGAACGAATGCTGCGCTACTTCCTCACGCTCATCATCGAGAATCACGTCTTCAAGGTCAAACCGCGAGTGATCGTCTGCGTTCCGTCTGGTATCACGGAAGTGGAGCGTCGTGCCGTGCGCGACTCCGCCCTCGGCGCGGGCGCGAAAGAAGTGTTCATGGTGGCCGAGCCGATGGCGGCGGCGATTGGCGTCGGGCTTCCCGTCGAAACGCCGACCGGCAACATGGTGATCGACATCGGCGGCGGCACGACGGAAATCGCTGTCATCGCGCTGTCCGGCATCGTGAGCGATGCATCGATTCGCACGGGCGGCGACGAGCTCGATACGTCGATCGTGCAGTTCATGCGCAAGAATTACAATTTGCTCATCGGCGAGCCGACCGCGGAGCAGATCAAGATCAACATCGGGTCGGCCGCGCCGGTCGGCGACGAGCGCGAGATGGAAGTGAAGGGCCGAGACCTGGTGTCCGGCATTCCGAAAACGGTGCGCGTCCACTCGAGCGAGATCCGCGAGGCCATTCAGGAGCCGATCCAGCAGATCGTCGACGCCGTGCGCCGCGCGCTCGAGATCACGCCGCCGGAACTCGCCAGCGACATCGTCGATCGCGGCATCGTCATGACCGGCGGCGGCGCGCTCATTCGCGGCCTCGACTTGCTACTCAGCCAGGAGACCAGCTTGCCGATCCACGTGGACGAGGATCCGCTCACCTGCGTCGTCCGCGGAACGGGCCGGATTCTTGACGATGAGGAGAAGTACTGGTCCGTCCTCAGCGCCTAA